The window GCCAGGCGTCCTCTGTCTCACGGTCGAAGAGGACGGTCGTCCCGTCCGCGACATCGAAGGCCCCGTATCGCGCGTCGGGGACCGGCGGGAGCCGCTCGTCCGCCGGCGTCTCGACGGCCACCCTGTCGGTCCGTTCGTTCGTGTCTCCCATCGACAGGTCCTTGTCCCGGGACCTCCCTGAGGCTGTTCCCGGTTGTAGCCAGCTATTTATTATCTAGCGATTTATAATACGCCGTATTGAGACGGTAAATATACATTCAGGTAGCGCGGGCCACGGTCGCTCCCCCCGTGACGGGGGCGGGCGGCCATACTGACCGGGTCGGCGGGTTTCATGCCGGCGGGACGCCTCCCGTGAGCCGTGCCCGAGGACCCGACCTTTCCGGACCCCGACCGGCGGAACCCGGTGGCGGCCGGCTGTGGACGCTGCCCGGAACTGGTCGACTGTCGTACGAGTATCAGCCACGGCGTCGGGCCGACGGACGCGTCGCTGGTCGTGGTCGGGGAGGCCCCCGGCGCGGGCGCGCCGGCGGCCGACCGCTGGCGGGGCGGGAACCTGACCGGGATGGCCTACACGACCCGCAACTCCGGGCGGAAGGTGCGCCGGCTGGTCGCCGACGCCGGCTTCGCGGACGACGCCTACTACACGAACGCCGTCAAGTGCTTCCCCTGCGACGGCACGGGGAGCAACCGCGAGCCCACGCCCGAGGAGCGGGCGAACTGCCGGCCCTATCTCCGCGAGGAACTGGCGGCCGTCGACCCGGACGCCGTCCTCACCACCGGCAAGCACGCGACGACCTCGGTGTTCGCGATGGCCGGCCGGTCGCTCGACGGGTTCCTCGACACCGTTCTGGAGCCCGTGGAGACCGATTTCGGGCAGGTGGTCCCGCTGTTGCACCCCAGCTACCAGGAGGTGTGGCTCTCACGGCTCGACCACACGCGCGGCTCGTACCTCGCGGAGCTGCGAACGCTGCTGCGGTGACCGCCACCGGTCGGCCGGAGCGTCGTCGGGGAGTCACAGGGTCCGCCGAGAGGGCAGGTTTCAAGCCCTCCCCCGCGGATTCGACACCAACGAACATGTCCGACCAGGCGATCCAGCGGGCGGTGCGCGAACTCCGGAACGCGGAGGTTGCCGCGACCGAGACGGTGACCGTCCAGAACGGGACCAACGTGTTCCCGGACGACGTGGGGGAGCCGGTGCGGGTCCTCGACGCCGGGAGCGCGGTCCGGAAGGTCGAGGACCTCGCCCGGAACGCGCTCGGCGAGTACCTCCCCGAGGGGGTCGGCATCGCGACACAGAACGGGGAGTTCGAGGTGAGCGCGCCCGCAGCCGAGGGGGTCGACGTCCGCTTCGACACGGAGCTGTTCGCGGTCCACTCGACGCAGGTCACCTTCTCGGGTACCGTC of the Haloglomus salinum genome contains:
- a CDS encoding DUF7331 family protein, with the protein product MGDTNERTDRVAVETPADERLPPVPDARYGAFDVADGTTVLFDRETEDAWLRADCAVEVGH
- a CDS encoding uracil-DNA glycosylase, which produces MPEDPTFPDPDRRNPVAAGCGRCPELVDCRTSISHGVGPTDASLVVVGEAPGAGAPAADRWRGGNLTGMAYTTRNSGRKVRRLVADAGFADDAYYTNAVKCFPCDGTGSNREPTPEERANCRPYLREELAAVDPDAVLTTGKHATTSVFAMAGRSLDGFLDTVLEPVETDFGQVVPLLHPSYQEVWLSRLDHTRGSYLAELRTLLR